The following proteins are encoded in a genomic region of Bubalus kerabau isolate K-KA32 ecotype Philippines breed swamp buffalo chromosome 15, PCC_UOA_SB_1v2, whole genome shotgun sequence:
- the KCNJ11 gene encoding ATP-sensitive inward rectifier potassium channel 11, whose protein sequence is MLSRKGIIPEEYVLTRLAEDPAEPRYRARERKARFVSKNGNCNVAHKNIREQGRFLQDVFTTLVDLKWPYTLLIFTMSFLCSWLLFAMVWWLIAFAHGDLAPDEGAAVPCVTSIHSFSSAFLFSIEVQVTIGFGGRMVTEECPLAILILIVQNIVGLMINAIMLGCIFMKTAQAHRRAETLIFSKHAVIALRHGRLCFMLRVGDLRKSMIISATIHMQVVRKTTSPEGEVVPLHQVDIPMENGVGGNSIFLVAPLIIYHVIDANSPLYDLAPCDLHHHQDLEIIVILEGVVETTGITTQARTSYLADEILWGQRFVPIVAEEDGRYSVDYSKFGNTIKVPTPLCTARQLEEDPSLLDVLTLVRGPLRKRTVAVAKAKPKFSISPDSLS, encoded by the coding sequence ATGCTGTCCCGCAAAGGCATCATCCCCGAGGAGTATGTGCTCACACGACTAGCAGAGGACCCCGCAGAGCCCCGGTACCGTGCCCGTGAGCGGAAAGCCCGCTTCGTGTCCAAGAACGGCAACTGCAACGTGGCCCACAAGAACATCCGGGAGCAAGGCCGCTTCCTACAGGACGTGTTCACCACGCTGGTGGATCTCAAGTGGCCATACACGCTGCTCATCTTCACCATGTCCTTCCTGTGCAGCTGGCTGCTCTTTGCCATGGTCTGGTGGCTCATCGCCTTTGCCCACGGTGACCTGGCCCCTGACGAGGGTGCCGCTGTGCCCTGCGTCACCAGCATCCACTCCTTTTCGTCTgccttccttttctccattgaggTCCAGGTGACCATTGGTTTCGGCGGGCGCATGGTGACCGAGGAGTGCCCTCTGGCCATCCTGATCCTCATTGTGCAGAACATCGTGGGGCTCATGATCAACGCCATCATGCTGGGCTGCATCTTCATGAAGACGGCTCAGGCCCACCGGCGGGCCGAGACCCTCATCTTCAGCAAGCATGCAGTCATCGCCCTGCGCCACGGCCGCCTCTGCTTCATGCTGCGCGTGGGTGACCTCCGCAAGAGCATGATCATCAGCGCCACCATCCACATGCAGGTGGTACGCAAGACCACCAGCCCTGAGGGTGAGGTGGTCCCCCTCCACCAGGTGGACATCCCCATGGAGAATGGTGTGGGTGGCAATAGCATCTTCCTGGTGGCTCCGCTCATCATCTACCACGTCATTGATGCCAACAGCCCGCTCTATGACCTGGCGCCCTGCGACCTGCACCACCATCAGGACCTTGAGATCATCGTCATCCTGGAAGGTGTGGTGGAAACCACGGGCATCACCACCCAGGCCCGCACCTCCTACCTGGCCGACGAGATCCTGTGGGGCCAGCGCTTTGTACCCATTGTGGCCGAGGAGGATGGCCGCTACTCCGTGGACTACTCCAAGTTTGGCAACACTATCAAAGTGCCCACGCCACTCTGCACAGCCCGCCAGCTTGAGGAGGACCCCAGCCTGCTGGATGTCCTGACCCTCGTCCGCGGGCCCTTACGCAAGCGCACCGTGGCTGTGGCCAAGGCCAAGCCCAAGTTCAGCATCTCTCCAGACTCCCTGTCCTGA
- the NCR3LG1 gene encoding natural cytotoxicity triggering receptor 3 ligand 1 produces MAKRAAGRVRWGSVWLLCVLMLVLVLERFQLIAGLLQVEMAGRTQMVFLNENVTIFCKIRGSPHLDINSMGITWFQKTGKSETYTKLFQYFGNYRETSQRGAWVSLRSLQKGDASLQLPGVLLEDAGEYRCELVVTPQKAQGTVWLEVVAQPVSSLSEQVMVKDNKDRHILCTSSGFYPEHINITWKKWTQNDPHFREFSKNITTDHIVKNEDGTFNITSHLRLKPSLEDNGTIYQCVVWHVSLPTIQSFNFQLILHPESEKKTDWFPIGMIVVIIIEMIIPLYFFLKTRVCAHIVQFFMTLWSVVCQAPLSMEFSKQEHWNGLAFPSPGALPNPEIEPKSPAFQVDSLLLEPLGKLEDERHCKQRLLEDKRPSKLELDQMTTSSTHQLI; encoded by the exons ATGGCGAAGAGGGCGGCTGGCCGCGTGCGGTGGGGCTCCGTGTGGCTGCTCTGCGTTCTGATGTTGGTGTTGGTGCTGGAGCGCTTCCAGCTCATCGCAG GTTTACTGCAAGTGGAGATGGCAGGGAGGACTCAGATGGTTTTCTTGAATGAAAATGTAACTATCTTTTGCAAGATCCGTGGTTCCCCACACCTGGACATCAACAGTATGGGTATCACGTGGTTTCAGAAGACTGGAAAGTCTGAAACCTACACCAAACTGTTTCAGTATTTTGGAAACTACAGGGAGACATCCCAACGTGGAGCCTGGGTGTCTCTACGGAGTCTGCAGAAGGGAGATGCCTCATTGCAGCTGCCTGGTGTCCTGCTGGAGGATGCAGGGGAGTACCGCTGTGAGCTGGTGGTTACTCCTCAGAAGGCTCAGGGGACTGTCTGGCTGGAGGTTGTAG CTCAGCCAGTCAGCAGCTTGTCTGAACAAGTCATGGTGAAAGATAACAAGGACAGACATATTTTGTGTACATCAAGTGGGTTCTACCCAGAGCATATTAACATCACATGGAAAAAGTGGACCCAGAATGATCCCCACTTCCGGGAATTTTCCAAGAACATCACCACTGACCACATAGTCAAGAATGAGGATGGTACATTTAATATCACTAGCCACCTAAGGCTGAAGCCATCTCTGGAAGACAATGGGACTATATATCAGTGTGTGGTATGGCATGTATCCTTGCCCACAATCCAGAGTTTCAACTTCCAGTTGATTCTACATCCAG AATCTGAGAAGAAAACTGACTGGTTCCCTATTGGAATGATTGTAGTAATCATCATTGAAATGATCAtacctttatatttttttcttaagacaAG GGTCTGCGCTCATATTGTCCAATTCTTCATGACACTATggtctgtagtctgccaggctcctctgtccatggaattttccaagcaagaacactggaatgggttggcatttccttctccaggggctcttcccaacccagagatcgaacccaagtctcctgcattccaggtggattctttactgcttgagccactggggaagctggaGGATGAGAGACACTGTAAGCAGAGACTTCTGGAGGATAAGAGACCCTCGAAGCTGGAACTGGATCAGATGACCACTTCCTCAACGCATCAGCTAATCTAG